From the Mya arenaria isolate MELC-2E11 chromosome 17, ASM2691426v1 genome, the window tttattaaaatatgtatgaaacaatatattgaGTTTAAACAACGATACACTGCTACGGGCTTAGACTATTTATcataatatgattttaataatcAGTGGCTGAGTTTCTTGATGGTTCATTAGCTGATTTTACTTCTGCTTCAACATttgcaaaaataacaaatggtGCCATTAATTGcttacaataattttaaaccTTAGTTTATTCTTTCCTGGAGTTGAAAACTTATCTTTTGCATATCATTGTTGGCCAGACAAACGTCTGTACGAGTTTTGGGGTATTCTTTCTTCTTTGAAGTGCTGGATGCAGTATTTGCCAAATAATTTTcgattatgttttattgattgtgTATTCGTTAAtgtgttgaaatgtttgattaCGCTATCTAAATAAAAGAACACAAGTtccatttttaatatcaatggTCTTTGAAATGTATAATGGATAAAAAATTGTTGGCACAATTAGCTCCATAGATATTAAATCTAATATCATTagatttttctatatttgtgATATCTTCCATCTTTACTGGAAACTGAAAACCTTCATAGTAaagttgttgtttgtgtttttattatatttagttATCCTTTGTGGGTCTTTTTGTGCAGGTGTATGCGAAATGACACCAGCAAAAAACATTCAATGTCCTTTTCATTCCTAATATTAATTAATCCTTGTCTGTTTTTATGACTGTTGGTAGTGGTAGATATGAGGAACCTCTTAAAGGCTTATACTTTACAATGGtaatgatatgtttatcaacGCTTTTAATTGTCCAACCAGATCCTTCTGAAATCCAATCTGCCTTTCTATTTagaagttcataatatcatcaGTGTCTCAGCTGTACTGACCTCATTATTAAACCGTTTAACCTTTAATTGAAAGTGGCCAATTTGTTCTTTAtcttcatttgtttaataaatgtgattttaagTGCTATATTTAATCTTATACCATGATGTTGGTGCTTCattttactattaaacacaATAGAAAGCGGCATTGCAGTTTTCTCCAGCTGTATTTTAGGATCGTGTTCACTCAATATATTAGCTTCATTTTCagcttattatattttttccttAAATCCTTGTGATTTTATCCTTAGATACTTGTATCGGTGTTAATACCATCTTACCTACCATTAAAAGTGGTTGTAATAGTCTCATcctaatttactttaaaaaaatgttttcgctTTTAGGTAAACAAATATCCATCTTGTTCcatcattttaaagaaagcaCTTTTTACTGTGTGTcgcaattcatttttattaatccTGGCtctatattcaaatatttgccAGCAGGACACATACTTCCATACTCTTTTCTGCTTGcttcattgtttgtttgtttttcatttgagTTTCATTATGCAAAACGGTAATTTCTGCGGGAATGGCACCCGCAACTGCTACAACAACTGGTTCGGCTGTTTCTAAAACTAATATTTCTATGCATCCAATTAAACCACTTAAGCTACATACACGccaactttcatcactatccattaatttattttaaagtgattGGGCACAAAACATTCttcaatttttagtaacagtgaccttcaccttgaccCCACTCCCCTCAAAAACAGTCCCAAGGTAGCACTGCACAAacgctacctacacaccaattTTTATTACTATACATTAATTCTTACTttagttattgggcagaaaccgtTTTCCTacttttagtaatagtgacccaGACCCACTCAAAAGTAAACCCAActttgctcttcacataagcaacctACTCACCAACTTTTTTTTCTACCCATAAATTCCTACTTTAGTTGTAGGGCggaaacatttttctatttttagtaagttTGTCCTTGACCCTCCCCCCTCAAAGACAATCCGAaactagctcttcacataagctacctacggGCCAACTTTCAATGCTAGCTCTAGTAAATGGGCGGAAACTAATGTTTGACTCCAGCCCGCTCAACACCCAACGACAACCCCATCCTATTAACCTAGATTTCGTTGGCAACCTGATTAAAaacttcaatctgtgagagtgcagtttcaTCGTTGTTATTTCGATGATAAAACTCTATATTTTACCGAAAAGTATGTAGTTTCGAATCTaggttttatcatttaaaatgcatgttatatatgtcgttattattaaattttgtccGGGAAACAGATCATTCGGAAACGCAAAATACACCAGTTTCAGTTTGATGGAGACTGAACATTGACAGTTGTGAAAGTGCACCATTGTGAACGCCGCTTAGCACCGGCTGAACTAAGCGGTATTTAAATcaattgttatttcaaaatattccttaaacaacacaaacaattaaaacataccAATCAGTGAAGAAACTATTCTTTGTGACTTCAGACCCTGCGAAACAGACCGTATTAATCTGTTTCTGTTTTCTCTGGTCTCTTTGCATTGCGAATCGCTGAAATATATGGTTACCTTTGACCTAACGTCACTGCACTTCATAAGACTGTATGTTAGCATAATCATCCTGCGATCCAAACCATTTGTTAGGAAAATCACCACTTTCTTGACCATAACAGCAACATCGTGTATGTATTCTGTCGTCAATTTCAAACTGAGTGGTTGGCTGTCACTAGTGTTATCCAATATGCTGAGCCACCCTGTTTCGTCCATAGAAGTGCATAGTTGTTGTGCATCCATCAGATCCCTGTCTGTACATAGTACAAGGGCTAAAGAAGTTTTTCTTTCTGAAATAAGCGATTGTTGTAGAATTAATTAAAagtacaatggaaactacacggacaagcccagtagccaaatattTACCAAAGGCCCCGTTAAATGGCACATATTTAAGCTTAACAGACTAGATCgcaaaaatggtttaaataaagttataagaAACATAGCAAGGATCATTATTCCGCTCAAAGTCGATGAAAGTGCATCAAACTGACAAGTTGCGCAACGAAAAAGTGGGGATGGAAGTGGATATTGACAATACAAGACTTTTCACATTGAAATATACCTacacatatttatcataatattttaatttaactaaataaatgaaGGAAATACATTAagtatttctatttatagtaaatCGATCTTGACCTTGAACACATGGGCACATCTTCGCTTGCAGACTTACATCACATAGATTCTCACATCTTTGTGATGGTTTATGATTCAAACGTAaacacatttttcatatttattaaatgtaactGTACATTGAGTGTACTAAATGCCttagtttaattttaatgttgttcgtatacaatatttcatgttatatacgCAATTTTTAACGAAGTCGATGGCCATCACAATACACTGAATGCAGCCACACGCTATAccagtaattaaaaaaatccataaatgcattatttagttagtagttaaaggttttacAATCAAACGCGATGTTTGTaatacttgtgtatgtattgattttgaaaaagagcgtcactttaaaataatatttagggtagttatttgatttgtttcataaagCCAACGTTTCATAGCATAACAGCATGCCGTAGGTAACCACAGCAGGTCGATGCACGACTGTCCAATTATCGTCTAGATTAGGAGGGGCTTATCAGTTAACCattgctatccgccatgacctACAACAATATACACTTATCAACAGTAGTGTGATCACGCCTtttaattctatacaaatatgtttctCACAACTGAGAGATAGTTAAGACAATTAAGGAAATctgaaatactgacattttcccttaatgctgctcaaattatgcatttCATTGTAGCTGCCCTcacacagattgaccatttttacaacttttttttgtcttggaaagagcattttatttgcataaatatctgcaaaccaatgatataaggttgctgacaaaaaatcagtacgtagattttcatatttccgttcgaaaatcaatgtttatggcttaaaccgttactaacgggttaagaaaaatgtataaaaaaaaaaaattgaacttaaatataaaaatctgcgatataaattttgtcagcagtcttgtataactggtttccatggattgtcccaaaaattggttcgttccaagacaaaaaataaaaagttgtcaaaacgttcaatatgtgagagtgcagttttaagtaGACTATTTCAACCCTCTAAATGTATTGACCGTACATAAttctatatttcaaatatttttttcgttaGTCTTTAAATAGACAATATCGTAATGAGTAATCAGTATTAGTGTATATTTTTGACGATATCAtgcgatttatttttatttagaaatgtgTCTCCCTTTTCTGCGTTAAATTTTAAATCCGAAGTATATGCATTTacttttaagtttgttttgacATACTTTAAGGGGAAAAGACAACTGATTTaagttagttttttttttacaatttagaTAATTAAAGATCTAATATCATCACGAACCCGTGATATAGTATAACTAAAggttataaaaaatgtaaatacgtatagataaaacaaaatagcatttGTAAATGAAGCAAATCAAAGCATAAACTTGTAATAGTAGTGACCATTATCATTTCTAATATCTTTGTTGCTTGTTAGAACAGATTTACATTTCATCTAACATGGATATTTGTgaaatttgatgttaatttAGGCAAAAAACACGTATTTcctgatattgccaataaactgaaactgaaattgatataaatacattgaaAGAATCATTAAAGTAGTTATATCATCACATGTACtaataaatcattaaacttgtataaacaggtgaaaggaaaaaaaacagcaaaaaccATCGGTTTTTGTCATTTGATATAAACAGACGCCGTTTGTTGACTTTCGTAAAGGAAATTAATACACGTTTAGtttctataaatttgaatttgaaaaaagagaCTTTTGCTGAAACAAAATACCActattatttagaaataattgattttaaatgttcgacattaaatcatttttacctGAATCATACATTgtattcaattaataaaaatgaattaattcaaTGTTATAATTCCTTTAATTGCTATGTTTAACCAAGTTCAATGCCGTTTTCTGAGTAAAACTTCTGTattattatcgtctgcttctgcGTATTTGTCGGAGGGCTCTTACTTAGCAGACACGTGACCTTGTAGGCGTAGCCTTTATCGCTGTCGGCGTAATGTCAAGGGTGCTAGTGTCGATTAAAAGCATATCTAAATATATAACAGATATCTTTTTTATACTGTCATTCATGTTAACATTAGTAACTGACCGCTTCAATAGCAAGGGCAAGGTCAATAGAAAAaagtcaaacattttttttatttgcttacACTTCTGTAGAAACTGGCAATTTATGAAAATCtctatatttttctatattgagttacttttcaataaaacgtttttaagattttatgaAAAGAACGTTGTGTTCTTCAAATGAATGCTAATAAAGCCGATCGCGAAAAAGTGCTGTTTTTCAAGaggtttaaatgttaaactgtTTGACTCTCAAGTATATTGTTACGTTTATATAACAAGATTTACACTCAGGGGCAAATTTACCACTGTGGGCAAACTAACCCCAGGTGCAAATATGTGCAAATGAACTCAAATACCCACGGGGAAAATTTACCAATGAGTATAAACTTGCCCCAAGTCTGGAGGTGAGATCAATTTAACCTCTGGTATGTCATGTCATATAGGCACAAAAATTGATTTTGgggtatttattttaacttggCAGGGTTTAATAGTAAACAAGTAAAGAAGGGAAAGacattttttgttctttaaaacctccttttttaaatttctcgAAAGGCTGTTTCTACAAAGGActgaatagttttaaatatcatgccatttttagctcgactattcgaagaataaggagagctatcctagtcacccgagcgtcggcgtcggcgtcggcgtaaccacttatgttaaagtttttgtaagagtttgtgtaccacctcaaatattttccaagtccattgacatctggctttgaaactttgcacacttgttcactatcaagcattttgacaaaattatgcccctttttctacttagaatttacgttaaagtttgcgtaccacctcaaatattttcaaagtccattgacatctggtttatttaaatattttgttttcaagtttaacTATTTGGTATGTCTTGAAGACTCATATAGTATCAAAATGGAATGCTAaactttcaaatacatttagttATAAAATAAAGCTATCACACTCCTATTTCAGtacaattttaaacacatttttgatacttttttagaatgaaataaacttgaatacgtgcagtttatttttttcagtataaCTTTTCTGTTTACAAAAGATAGATATCGCTTTACttttcttatactattgcaacGTAATATCGCCAGTAAATAAGAGTCATTTTAAGtacagatattgatattttacgtTGGTAATATAAGCTTCAATATTGTTCTATTCAACACAAACTATTTGCATTTTATCTAATAAATTTATGTTCTATAATACCATTTGAACGCGTCCAAAGAATACCCCAGGTGCAAATTTGTCCCATgccattaaaaatatatctttatagaTATATGATATAACAGTTTTATGATGCACttaagcatttcaaaataatgttcaaaatcatttgaatttcaaaGTGCTAATATGACCAATATAGACAGCGCTATTACTTATTTCTtcagtttatttgaaaatgtcttaacattaataaaatcactaaacatgtttaattatatttcattttatttttgttacataaaaatCAAGTGTACCGTACAATGGCCCTATTTAAGCGCATGACTTTTTGCTAGCTTTATGTGGTCCTATCCAGGCGGTTGCATCactttttaagtttattcagTGTTTCCCAACCTGATGTGTTATTATTGCAGTACCTAACAACcccaaaacaacatttttcacaggtcaaatacatatttagaaAGCCAAATCGTGTTTCTTTAAGTCCACTGAGTAGGTCCCAATCAGCCCTCTGTATACATATTGTGGTAACAGTCAagtaaaattattatgaaacaaGCACCAGCCGGGGTTAACAAAACTCATGCAACCACAAAGTTGGTACCATCCATCCAAATCTGCCGTACTTCCACCATAGACTGACATTTTTCAAGGCCACTGTGTGCGTTTTGCCAGTCCATATTGTGCCAAACCTACAATAAAAAGGCTATGAAGCTCTATCAAGTGCCAAATAGTCACTAGATTTGCTAAACTTGAGACCATTAAGTGTAAAGAAATGTAGGTTCTCAAATCAATTAAAGCCCAATTAATCCAAATTCTGCTGCACATAAAAGGTTATCTAGAGTCAAACAAACCACAGGAGGGCTCTTCCGCATCCACtttagttcaaaataaaaacacaaatgaagCAACAGTTAAGTCCATCAACACCAAAGCAGCACTACAATCGGCATATTTAACTACATAAGGCTTCTTCATAAACCCTTCCAATGCCTTACAATCCCCTTAGTGATCACAGTAAggcattttcatatataaacaaacctCAGAGGGTCTATACTTAAGTCAGTCCAGTTCTctatcatttaaattttgaatacaataaaGCACGTTCAGAGCAAAACAAAGGCATATGTAACTACACTGTGCCAAATAGACCACGTTTTTGCAACAATAAAGCAGATTCAGAGCAAAACAAACTGTGTATTTCTGGACTGACTATCGTTTTGCGGGCAACTTCGTGAGTGTTTAAACGTGTTCAACAGATTCACCAAAGTGGTGACCAATTTGGCGTGTCCTACATCACCTACTAGGTAATTAAGCGTCTACGTCGTCCTAGCGAGTACCAGAACCAGCCGGAAAAAAGGTTTTGGCGCCTACATTCCGAGAGCCTTAAACGATTCAACGAGTTCTCCCACAGTGTGACTTAAATGTGACTTAAATGGTGTGGTAAGTGAGCGTAGGCCCTTTGTGGGTCTATTAAATGGGTCAACGAGTTTTCGATTAGTGAAGACCTATATAAGGTGGTAGGCGTATACATGCCCCTTACAGCACTTACTTGGTGAAACTATgtctacttcactctagtgcGTATGAGACGCTGCTAAAATATATGTTCTCCGGCCGGAAATTTTATTCTTCAGCCGTAAAAATTATCCGCTGTTCGGCTGTCCAGCTAACTTCACGCACCTCTCTATGACATTTGTTTACAAAGACAAAAGCCATAACTCTGCACTGATTGGGCGAAGCAACATACACATCCCCAGATGCACAACTTCGAATGCTGGCTAAGATTCTTAACAAGATTTGGGGCTTTAACTAATATAGTTTAGGAGATTCGCATgattaaatattgaatgttcTATAGGCTTTTTCTAACTAGGTCAAGGCATTAACTCTGCATTTGATGGGCGAAGTCACACAAAAACCGATGCTGCGTAACATTCCTGTAAAGTGTCATTACTTGGCTATTGAACTTTTGGAGTTACGCGCGACATCGGGCTCACAAGAGCAAATCTATATCCCCCACCCTCTTTAAGTAGGGGCATAAAAAGGAATACATATGTACcagaatatctttatttaagaaTGTAGGATTTGCAGCCTTCAGCTAAACAG encodes:
- the LOC128223015 gene encoding uncharacterized protein LOC128223015 isoform X1, translated to MITCCFFGVWKWETSFKEPNLVWHNMDWQNAHSGLEKCQSMVEVRQIWMDERKTSLALVLCTDRDLMDAQQLCTSMDETGWLSILDNTSDSQPLSLKLTTEYIHDVAVMVKKVVIFLTNGLDRRMIMLTYSLMKCSDVRSKVTIYFSDSQCKETRENRNRLIRSVSQGLKSQRIVSSLIAKLTLSAFQWKSGIDICINTHNDVYRFGYQVAALLPLGSFFLWITEIHV
- the LOC128223015 gene encoding uncharacterized protein LOC128223015 isoform X2, translating into MITCCFFGVWKWETSFKEPNLVWHNMDWQNAHSGLEKCQSMVEVRQIWMDERKTSLALVLCTDRDLMDAQQLCTSMDETGWLSILDNTSDSQPLSLKLTTEYIHDVAVMVKKVVIFLTNGLDRRMIMLTYSLMKCSDVRSKRSLLCLPFNGNRELTFA